In Euphorbia lathyris chromosome 10, ddEupLath1.1, whole genome shotgun sequence, a single genomic region encodes these proteins:
- the LOC136209456 gene encoding transcription factor RAX2: MGRAPCCDKANVKKGPWSPEEDATLKEYIHQNGTGGNWIALPQKAGLKRCGKSCRLRWLNYLRPNIKHGDFSDHEDRIIWTLYSNIGSRWSIIAAQLPGRTDNDIKNYWNTKLKKKLMSMININPPQPKLLSTTGFSSLFQFSPSSPISSATSSSSSSSSSLLNHIAEPVIQPFPNNPLMGSLQNYQMGFEGYNGNNNNYYNGEINDLSEYGMEEIKELISSSSNFLFEENKTGSAMYF; this comes from the exons atggGAAGAGCTCCTTGCTGTGATAAGGCTAATGTGAAGAAAGGGCCATGGTCCCCTGAGGAAGATGCCACTCTTAAAGAATATATTCATCAAAATGGCACTGGTGGTAATTGGATTGCCCTTCCTCAAAAAGCTG GTCTTAAAAGGTGTGGGAAAAGCTGCAGATTAAGATGGCTAAACTATCTGAGACCTAACATCAAGCATGGAGATTTTTCTGATCATGAAGATAGGATCATTTGGACTCTATACTCCAACATTGGAAGCAg ATGGTCAATAATAGCAGCACAGTTGCCAGGAAGAACAGataatgatataaaaaattACTGGAACACAAAGCTAAAGAAGAAGCTAATGAGCATGATCAACATTAATCCTCCTCAACCAAAATTACTATCTACTACTggattttcatctctttttcAATTTAGTCCATCTTCCCCAATTTCTTCAGCcacatcatcatcttcttcttcatcatcatcactgCTAAATCATATAGCAGAACCTGTAATTCAGCCATTTCCAAATAATCCTTTAATGGGTTCTCTCCAAAATTATCAGATGGGATTTGAAGGGTATaatggtaataataataattactaCAATGGAGAGATTAATGATTTAAGTGAGTATGGAATGGAAGAGATTAAGGAATTGATTAGCTCAAGTAGTAACTTTTTGTTTGAAGAAAACAAGACAGGGAGTGCTATGTACTTTTGA